One Acidobacteriota bacterium DNA segment encodes these proteins:
- the mltG gene encoding endolytic transglycosylase MltG produces MRKVWLIAFIVYFLARGGAVYIYNHPIDKEGFLFIPYGSSGEKVSLLLYEKGFILHPVFFKFLLRAGGREKGIKAGEYFISRGSSLIDIYEKLMRGKVYLRQVTIPEGKDIFEIARIFEEKGFFPASEFLSACRDTKPIADLAPGAKTVEGYLFPDTYQLSHGTPPREIIRLMVENLKRVLTPELKKRAKELGLSIHQLITLASLIEKETSTPDERPLISAVFHRRLKRGMLLQCDPTLIYALKLAGRYDGNIRRRDLRFESPYNTYIHPGLPPGPVANPGKDSIIAALYPADVPYLYFVSMNNGRHYFSRTLAEHNRAVYKYQKLYWRLKWRKERAKKVVKPGFPHR; encoded by the coding sequence GTGAGAAAGGTTTGGCTTATAGCGTTTATTGTTTATTTTTTGGCAAGAGGAGGGGCTGTTTATATTTACAACCATCCAATTGATAAAGAGGGTTTCCTTTTTATCCCTTACGGCTCTTCCGGAGAGAAAGTCTCCCTCCTTCTTTATGAGAAGGGGTTCATTCTTCACCCTGTTTTCTTCAAATTTCTCCTCCGTGCTGGTGGGAGAGAGAAAGGGATCAAGGCGGGCGAGTATTTCATAAGCAGGGGGAGTAGCCTTATCGATATCTACGAGAAACTGATGAGGGGCAAGGTTTATCTCCGTCAGGTAACTATCCCTGAGGGGAAGGATATCTTCGAGATCGCTCGCATCTTTGAGGAGAAGGGATTTTTCCCCGCCTCGGAGTTCCTCTCTGCCTGTCGGGATACTAAGCCCATCGCCGATCTTGCTCCCGGGGCGAAGACGGTGGAGGGGTATCTCTTTCCCGATACCTATCAGCTTTCCCATGGGACCCCACCACGAGAGATTATTCGCCTTATGGTAGAAAATCTTAAGCGAGTTCTAACGCCAGAGCTGAAAAAGCGGGCAAAAGAGCTTGGTCTTTCCATTCATCAGCTGATAACGCTTGCTTCCCTTATCGAGAAGGAAACCTCGACTCCCGATGAGCGTCCCTTGATCTCGGCGGTCTTTCATCGTCGGCTTAAGCGGGGGATGCTCCTTCAATGCGATCCCACCCTGATCTACGCTCTGAAGCTCGCCGGAAGGTATGATGGTAATATAAGAAGGAGAGACCTCAGGTTCGAATCCCCCTATAACACCTATATTCATCCAGGGCTCCCCCCAGGACCAGTGGCAAACCCGGGGAAGGATTCCATCATCGCCGCCCTTTATCCGGCGGATGTCCCCTATCTCTATTTCGTCTCGATGAATAACGGAAGGCATTACTTTTCGAGAACGCTTGCCGAGCATAATCGGGCGGTGTATAAATACCAGAAACTATATTGGCGGTTGAAATGGAGAAAGGAAAGGGCAAAAAAGGTGGTAAAGCCCGGTTTTCCCCATCGGTAG
- the uvrC gene encoding excinuclease ABC subunit UvrC: MPSRLKAKLASLPKEPGVYLFKNERGEIIYIGKAKSLKNRVPSYFHQPADPKQASLASEIADIDFIVTGSEVEALILENNLIKKEKPRYNVLLRDDKNYPYLKLTVNEDYPRVMLVRRVRNDGALYFGPYVPGGLARKTLKLISRYFMIRQCNREIGKKRYQPCLNYQIKRCLAPCAGLVSREEYAEAVEDVKLLLRGKNRELIDKLKEKMERASANLEFEKAARFRDAIALIERISERQRMAMTSFDEEDYFGYYEQEGMLSLEVFHVRRGLVVGRREFFFEELPMADYARFLSSVIEQYYLEQHFIPRRIYVPLEPEGKELLEEWLSERREGKVVITVPQRGKKRGIMELAIENARIALANRIGGEEGELAHLKRDLSLPKLPRRIEAFDISTVFGADTVASLVVFIGGKPAKEEYRHFKIEPSGKPDDYKAMAEVVLRRYRRVLEEGGELPDLILIDGGRGQVNAACSSLTTLDIDFIPVIGLAKEEELIYKLEEKEPIRLMDNSPSLKLLQRIRDEAHRFAITFHRRKRRERTITSELMKIPGVGKKRMEDLLTYFGSVDRVREASLEELAPIVGRRQAEKIIAYFASLDNFL, encoded by the coding sequence ATGCCCTCCCGGCTAAAGGCAAAGTTGGCGAGCCTTCCTAAAGAGCCAGGCGTTTATCTCTTCAAAAACGAGAGAGGGGAGATCATCTATATCGGGAAGGCGAAATCCTTGAAAAATCGGGTCCCTTCCTATTTCCATCAACCGGCGGACCCGAAGCAGGCATCCCTTGCCTCTGAGATCGCCGATATTGATTTCATCGTCACCGGAAGCGAGGTCGAAGCGCTTATCCTGGAGAATAACCTGATCAAGAAGGAGAAGCCCCGATATAATGTACTCCTTAGAGACGATAAGAATTACCCCTACTTGAAGCTTACGGTGAACGAGGATTATCCCCGGGTGATGCTCGTCCGCCGGGTGAGAAACGATGGAGCGCTTTATTTCGGTCCCTATGTTCCCGGTGGATTGGCGAGGAAAACGCTCAAATTAATTTCCCGCTACTTTATGATAAGGCAGTGTAATCGGGAGATCGGGAAGAAGAGGTATCAACCCTGCCTCAATTACCAGATAAAAAGATGTCTCGCCCCTTGTGCTGGTCTGGTTAGCCGTGAGGAGTACGCCGAGGCGGTGGAGGATGTCAAGCTCCTCCTTCGAGGGAAGAATAGGGAACTCATTGATAAACTGAAGGAAAAGATGGAGAGGGCATCAGCCAACCTCGAGTTCGAAAAGGCGGCGCGGTTTCGGGATGCGATAGCGCTCATCGAGCGGATCTCGGAACGCCAGCGGATGGCAATGACCTCATTCGACGAGGAGGATTACTTCGGCTACTATGAGCAGGAGGGGATGCTTTCGCTTGAGGTTTTCCATGTACGGCGAGGTTTGGTTGTTGGGCGGAGGGAGTTTTTCTTCGAGGAGCTCCCGATGGCCGATTATGCTCGTTTCCTCTCCTCGGTGATCGAGCAGTATTACCTGGAGCAGCACTTCATACCGAGGAGGATCTATGTCCCCTTAGAGCCGGAGGGAAAGGAGCTCCTTGAGGAGTGGCTCTCGGAAAGAAGGGAAGGGAAGGTGGTGATAACCGTCCCTCAAAGGGGGAAGAAGCGGGGGATAATGGAGCTCGCTATCGAAAATGCCCGGATAGCCCTCGCCAACCGCATAGGAGGGGAAGAAGGGGAGCTCGCCCATTTGAAGCGTGATCTCTCCCTGCCCAAGCTTCCGAGGAGAATAGAGGCGTTCGATATCTCCACCGTCTTTGGAGCGGACACAGTTGCTTCCCTCGTTGTTTTCATCGGAGGAAAGCCGGCGAAGGAGGAATATCGTCATTTCAAGATAGAACCGTCAGGCAAGCCTGATGATTATAAGGCGATGGCGGAGGTGGTTTTAAGGAGGTATCGTCGGGTGCTTGAAGAGGGAGGAGAGCTTCCCGATCTCATCCTTATCGATGGTGGGAGGGGCCAGGTGAACGCTGCTTGCTCCTCCTTAACCACCCTCGATATCGATTTCATTCCGGTAATTGGACTCGCCAAAGAGGAGGAGTTGATCTATAAACTCGAGGAGAAGGAACCGATCAGGCTTATGGATAATTCCCCTTCGCTTAAACTCCTTCAGCGGATAAGGGACGAAGCCCACCGTTTTGCCATCACCTTCCATCGGAGAAAGAGACGGGAGCGGACGATAACGAGCGAGCTTATGAAGATCCCCGGTGTAGGTAAGAAAAGGATGGAGGACCTCCTTACTTATTTCGGCAGCGTGGATAGGGTGCGTGAGGCATCGCTCGAGGAGCTTGCCCCTATTGTAGGGAGGAGACAGGCAGAGAAGATCATCGCCTATTTCGCTTCCTTAGATAACTTTTTGTAA
- a CDS encoding sulfite exporter TauE/SafE family protein — protein sequence MGGEEISVFIAFIAGILSFVSPCVLPLIPSYLSFITGVSFDELAELENRREIRRRTLIHSLLFVAGFSLVFILMGASATYIGGIFRKYQRLITVGGGIIITILGLHIAGVINLRFLEREKRLHLEKKPLGYLGTIIVGITFAAGWTPCIGPILGAILVYASTKEQLFTGIILLTAYSVGLGLPFILSSLAFNTFMSYSRSLLKHIRVISIISGILLVAVGILLISNYFGWLSAYLSQIMPSLEVG from the coding sequence ATGGGAGGAGAGGAGATTTCTGTCTTCATCGCCTTTATTGCTGGAATTTTATCCTTCGTTTCACCCTGTGTTCTTCCCCTTATTCCCTCTTATCTTTCCTTCATTACCGGAGTATCCTTCGATGAACTCGCAGAATTGGAAAACCGCCGGGAAATAAGGAGAAGGACACTGATCCATTCCCTCCTCTTCGTCGCCGGGTTTTCCCTCGTTTTCATCCTGATGGGAGCTTCAGCCACATATATTGGGGGGATATTCCGTAAATACCAGCGATTGATCACCGTCGGTGGAGGAATAATCATCACTATCCTCGGACTCCATATCGCCGGGGTTATCAACCTCCGCTTCCTCGAGAGGGAAAAGAGACTTCACTTAGAGAAAAAACCCTTGGGCTATCTCGGCACGATAATCGTCGGAATCACCTTCGCTGCTGGCTGGACACCTTGTATCGGTCCCATCCTCGGGGCTATCCTGGTCTACGCCTCAACCAAGGAACAACTTTTCACCGGTATCATCCTTCTCACCGCCTACTCCGTCGGATTAGGGCTACCGTTTATTCTCTCCTCCCTCGCTTTCAATACCTTTATGAGCTACTCCCGTTCTTTGCTGAAGCATATCCGGGTGATATCGATAATAAGCGGGATATTGCTGGTTGCGGTAGGGATCCTTCTTATAAGCAATTATTTTGGCTGGCTTAGCGCCTATCTAAGCCAGATAATGCCCTCACTCGAAGTTGGCTAA
- a CDS encoding deoxyguanosinetriphosphate triphosphohydrolase, protein MRLREEFEAIERKILSPKAAFSSASKGRLRPEPECDIRTAFQRDRDRIIHSKAFRRLKHKTQVFLAPTGDHYRTRLTHTLEVSQIARTIARALRLNEDLTEAIALGHDLGHTPFGHSGEAVLNELVPDGFRHYEQSLRVVDFLEKDGEGLNLTFEVRDGILKHSIGEGDIIPIKEEERAETLEGRIVRVSDIVAYVNHDIDDAIRAGVLKRGDIPKDILRVLGDTHSQRINTMVSDIVRETKKVELEDIRMSEEVYGALIDLRDFLYERVYENEYAKGEFAKSRKVISDLYRYFLEHPDKIPLKNKRGKKDPPYRRVADYIAGMTDRYAIMVYEELFIPKPWAKI, encoded by the coding sequence ATGAGGCTTAGGGAGGAATTCGAGGCGATTGAGAGGAAAATTCTCTCTCCTAAAGCGGCTTTCAGCAGTGCGAGTAAGGGGCGGTTGCGACCGGAACCGGAATGTGATATAAGGACTGCCTTCCAGCGAGATCGAGATAGGATAATCCACAGTAAGGCGTTTCGTCGTCTCAAGCATAAGACCCAGGTTTTTCTCGCTCCCACGGGCGATCATTATCGTACCCGTCTCACCCATACCTTGGAGGTGTCTCAGATAGCCCGGACGATCGCCCGCGCTCTCAGATTGAACGAGGATCTCACCGAAGCGATCGCCTTGGGACATGACTTAGGACATACTCCATTTGGCCATAGCGGGGAAGCGGTTCTCAATGAGCTCGTTCCTGATGGGTTCAGGCACTACGAGCAAAGCCTTCGAGTGGTGGACTTCTTGGAGAAGGACGGCGAGGGGTTAAATCTTACCTTCGAGGTGCGTGATGGGATCCTCAAGCATTCGATAGGGGAGGGGGATATAATCCCCATCAAGGAGGAGGAGAGAGCGGAGACACTTGAGGGAAGGATCGTTCGTGTATCCGACATCGTTGCCTATGTGAACCACGATATAGACGACGCTATAAGGGCAGGGGTGCTCAAAAGGGGAGATATCCCTAAAGATATCCTAAGGGTTCTCGGAGATACCCATTCTCAACGGATAAACACGATGGTCTCCGATATCGTTCGGGAGACGAAAAAGGTGGAACTCGAAGATATAAGGATGAGTGAGGAGGTTTACGGTGCCCTCATCGACCTTCGCGATTTCCTCTATGAGAGGGTTTATGAAAATGAGTACGCCAAGGGCGAATTCGCCAAATCGCGGAAGGTGATTTCAGACCTCTACCGTTATTTTCTCGAGCACCCGGATAAGATCCCTTTGAAGAACAAAAGAGGGAAGAAGGATCCTCCCTATCGAAGGGTTGCCGATTACATAGCGGGGATGACTGACCGCTATGCGATAATGGTTTATGAGGAGTTATTCATCCCCAAACCCTGGGCAAAGATTTAG
- a CDS encoding site-2 protease family protein translates to MKRLFFTLRKEAKVADFVLQYVVLLFSLTVHESAHAYFADRLGDPTARRLGRISLNPLVHIDIIGTVILPILAAISGWALIGWAKPVPVNPYNLRNPRRDNMIISGFGPLSNIALAVIFALVFRVLILILPAGGVFVPLFRLLQFGVLINLILAFFNLIPIPPLDGGGVLAGLLPEHTAEAFERMGIYGIVIIYILLFIGFFSRVIFPISFGFYHLLIGF, encoded by the coding sequence ATGAAAAGACTATTTTTCACCTTGAGGAAGGAGGCTAAGGTGGCTGATTTTGTTCTTCAGTATGTTGTTCTTTTGTTTTCCTTGACCGTCCATGAAAGCGCTCATGCCTATTTCGCCGATAGGTTGGGTGATCCGACCGCCCGCCGGTTGGGACGGATCTCACTTAATCCTCTCGTCCATATCGATATCATCGGCACAGTTATTCTTCCCATCTTGGCTGCGATCTCCGGTTGGGCACTTATTGGATGGGCGAAGCCGGTTCCGGTTAATCCTTACAATCTGAGGAATCCCAGGCGGGACAATATGATAATCTCCGGATTCGGTCCATTAAGCAACATTGCCTTAGCGGTCATCTTCGCCTTAGTTTTCCGGGTGCTCATATTGATTCTGCCGGCAGGTGGTGTCTTCGTTCCCCTTTTTAGACTGCTCCAGTTCGGGGTGCTGATAAACCTGATCCTCGCTTTTTTCAATTTGATCCCTATTCCCCCTCTTGATGGAGGCGGGGTGCTCGCCGGTCTTCTTCCCGAGCATACTGCCGAGGCTTTTGAGCGGATGGGCATCTATGGTATCGTTATCATCTATATCCTTCTTTTTATCGGTTTCTTTTCCCGGGTGATCTTCCCTATCAGCTTTGGTTTTTATCATCTTCTCATCGGCTTTTAA
- the ruvX gene encoding Holliday junction resolvase RuvX, whose amino-acid sequence MGLDIGEKRIGVAVSDELGITAQGIATIERKNWREDVRRLSALIEEYGISKLVVGFPRRMDGTLGRKAEEIKEVIEKLKKALKIKVVPWDERLTTVEAERVLIDGGLRREKRRKVIDKLAAVIILKGYLEYLRAKEEG is encoded by the coding sequence ATGGGTCTCGATATCGGGGAGAAGAGGATCGGGGTTGCTGTAAGCGATGAGCTTGGTATCACCGCCCAGGGGATAGCCACCATTGAGCGGAAGAATTGGCGGGAGGATGTGAGGAGGCTTTCCGCACTCATCGAGGAATATGGGATATCCAAACTGGTGGTAGGGTTTCCCAGAAGGATGGACGGTACTCTGGGAAGGAAGGCAGAGGAAATTAAAGAGGTTATTGAGAAGCTGAAGAAGGCGCTCAAAATAAAGGTTGTTCCCTGGGATGAACGGCTCACCACGGTGGAGGCGGAGAGGGTGTTGATAGATGGAGGGTTGAGGAGAGAGAAGAGGCGAAAGGTGATCGACAAGTTGGCGGCGGTGATCATCCTTAAGGGGTATCTCGAATATCTAAGAGCAAAGGAGGAGGGGTGA
- the uvrB gene encoding excinuclease ABC subunit UvrB: protein MERFKLVSEFTPKGDQPKAIEALVRGLNEGKKHQVLLGVTGSGKTFTMAKVIEQVNRPTLVISHNKTLAAQLYQEFKSFFPENAVEYFVSYYDYYQPEAYIPQSDTYIEKEADINEELDRMRHSATRSLFERRDVIIVASVSCIYGLGSPEAYYGMLLLLERGDRMSREEILRKLVRIQYERNDYDFKRGAFRVRGDVIEVFPPYDENGFRIELFGDEVVELSQIDPLTGRVLREYHRLPIYPNSHYVTPEEQLARAIASIKEELHQYHAKLLKEGKLLEAQRIYERTMYDLEMIQAVGYCHGIENYSRHLTGRKPGEPPPCLLDYLPKDAIIFIDESHQTIPQLRGMYEGDHSRKLTLVKYGFRLPSALDNRPLTFDEFMERVTQVIYVSATPGPFELEMSGGEVVEQIIRPTGLMDPEIIVRPVKNQVDDLLERIRERIEREERVLVTTLTKRMAEELTDYYQELGIKVKYLHSEIDTLERVKIIRELRRGDFDVLIGVNLLREGLDLPEVSLVAILDGDKEGFLRSTTSLIQTAGRAARNVNGQVVIYADRITGAIKEAIAETNRRRELQRRYNEEHGITPETIKKSIRDVLSSVYEADYFTVPLEERGTEFPLSPSERRDLIKKLEREMREAARRLEFERAAELRDQIKELKLRDLELTAKR, encoded by the coding sequence ATGGAGCGGTTTAAGCTTGTCTCCGAGTTTACCCCTAAGGGGGATCAGCCCAAGGCAATAGAGGCGTTGGTCAGGGGGTTGAATGAGGGGAAGAAGCATCAAGTCCTCCTCGGGGTTACCGGCTCGGGGAAGACCTTCACTATGGCTAAGGTGATCGAACAGGTGAACCGCCCGACGCTGGTCATCTCCCATAATAAGACTCTGGCTGCCCAGCTCTATCAGGAGTTTAAGAGCTTCTTTCCCGAGAATGCGGTGGAGTATTTCGTGAGCTACTACGACTATTACCAGCCCGAAGCATACATCCCCCAGAGCGATACCTACATAGAGAAGGAGGCGGATATAAATGAGGAGCTCGATCGAATGAGGCATTCTGCTACCCGTTCCCTCTTTGAACGGCGGGATGTGATCATCGTCGCCTCGGTTTCCTGTATCTATGGGCTTGGTTCTCCGGAAGCCTACTACGGGATGCTCCTTTTGCTTGAGCGGGGGGATAGGATGTCCCGTGAGGAGATCCTGCGGAAGCTCGTTCGTATCCAGTATGAGAGGAACGATTACGATTTTAAACGAGGCGCCTTTCGCGTTCGCGGTGATGTTATCGAGGTATTTCCCCCATATGATGAAAATGGGTTCCGTATTGAGCTCTTCGGTGATGAAGTAGTTGAGCTATCGCAGATAGACCCGCTTACCGGGAGGGTATTAAGGGAATATCATCGATTGCCCATCTACCCCAATTCCCATTATGTTACCCCGGAAGAACAGCTCGCCCGGGCGATCGCCTCGATAAAGGAGGAGCTCCATCAATATCACGCTAAGCTCCTCAAGGAAGGGAAGCTGCTCGAAGCACAACGGATATACGAGCGGACGATGTACGATCTCGAGATGATCCAGGCGGTAGGCTATTGCCACGGGATTGAGAACTACTCCCGCCACCTCACCGGGAGGAAGCCAGGAGAGCCTCCGCCCTGTCTTCTCGATTACCTCCCCAAGGACGCCATCATCTTCATTGATGAGAGCCATCAGACGATACCCCAGCTTCGCGGGATGTACGAGGGGGACCATTCGCGGAAGCTCACCTTGGTGAAGTACGGCTTCCGTCTTCCCTCTGCTTTGGACAACCGGCCTCTCACCTTCGATGAGTTTATGGAGCGGGTGACCCAGGTCATCTATGTCTCCGCCACCCCTGGTCCTTTTGAGCTCGAGATGTCTGGAGGGGAGGTGGTAGAGCAGATAATAAGGCCTACTGGCTTGATGGATCCGGAGATAATCGTTCGTCCGGTTAAGAACCAGGTCGATGATCTACTTGAAAGGATAAGGGAGAGAATCGAGAGAGAAGAGCGGGTGCTCGTCACCACCCTCACCAAGAGGATGGCAGAGGAGCTCACCGATTATTATCAGGAGCTCGGGATAAAGGTCAAATACCTCCATTCGGAGATCGACACCTTGGAGCGGGTGAAGATAATAAGGGAACTGAGACGAGGGGATTTTGATGTCTTGATCGGGGTAAACCTGCTTCGTGAGGGGCTCGATCTTCCCGAGGTGTCGTTGGTCGCCATCCTCGATGGGGACAAGGAGGGTTTTCTCCGTTCCACCACTTCTCTTATCCAGACAGCGGGTAGGGCAGCGCGGAATGTGAATGGCCAGGTGGTGATCTATGCGGATAGAATAACCGGGGCGATAAAGGAGGCGATCGCCGAGACCAATAGGCGCCGTGAGCTCCAACGGCGGTATAACGAGGAACACGGTATCACCCCGGAGACGATAAAGAAGTCCATCCGCGATGTCTTAAGCTCCGTCTACGAGGCGGACTACTTCACCGTTCCTCTCGAGGAGCGGGGCACCGAATTTCCACTTTCTCCCTCTGAGCGCAGGGACCTGATAAAGAAACTGGAACGGGAGATGAGGGAGGCGGCGAGAAGACTCGAGTTTGAGCGGGCAGCAGAGCTCCGCGATCAGATAAAGGAGCTCAAACTCCGGGACCTTGAGCTCACCGCCAAGAGGTGA
- a CDS encoding DUF2029 domain-containing protein: MKKKGKIAITIAGIVLFALLGGYTYLRAKEGSSDFAIQYRIASALFAGENPYTKFLNNRYPVFLFLLIAPLSRLSLPTAVIIWYLLNLALFGWSYYLLINSLPQETPGGKPIWKILPLILILGILADNLYLGQMNILLLFLIGLTLLLHQRGKEFAAGFTLALGIALKLTPLLLLLYFIYRRRVKLTLATIISLIILLSLLPIPFLGWERNFELLSSFYQQVIKPTVSGGIGYSIGAYRHTNQSLAAFLFRLLARTPADTISGKTVYANIADLSEETISLIIKIADLIIIALLAIFLRQRTSLKEGAFIPFFEYSLIVMAMLLISPISWISHFILLTIPYIVGSWYALKLKGRMGSLILSSLFTCFLLSSLGVSRRLQSYSPLFLGTIILFSSFLFVLIRERKLQSEEQAR, from the coding sequence ATGAAGAAAAAGGGAAAGATCGCTATTACTATCGCTGGCATCGTTCTCTTTGCCCTGCTTGGCGGCTATACCTATCTCCGGGCAAAGGAAGGAAGCTCTGACTTCGCCATCCAGTACCGCATCGCTTCCGCCCTCTTTGCCGGGGAAAACCCTTATACCAAGTTCTTGAACAATCGCTACCCGGTCTTCTTATTCCTCTTAATTGCCCCCCTCAGCAGATTGTCCCTCCCCACTGCGGTCATAATCTGGTATCTCTTGAACCTTGCTCTCTTCGGCTGGTCATATTACCTCCTCATAAACTCGCTTCCACAAGAAACGCCAGGAGGAAAACCTATATGGAAGATCCTCCCGTTGATCCTCATATTGGGGATATTGGCGGACAATCTATATCTGGGACAGATGAACATCCTCCTTCTCTTTCTCATCGGGCTAACCTTGCTCCTCCATCAAAGGGGAAAAGAGTTCGCAGCCGGCTTTACTCTTGCCCTGGGGATAGCATTAAAGCTCACTCCCCTTCTTCTCCTTCTCTATTTCATCTATCGGCGAAGGGTCAAACTGACCCTGGCTACCATAATAAGCCTTATCATCCTCCTATCCCTGCTTCCCATTCCCTTCCTCGGCTGGGAGCGGAATTTCGAACTCCTCTCTTCCTTCTATCAACAGGTGATAAAACCGACCGTAAGCGGCGGGATCGGATATTCGATAGGTGCCTACCGCCATACCAATCAATCGCTTGCTGCCTTCCTCTTCCGCTTGCTTGCCAGAACACCGGCTGACACCATCTCAGGGAAAACCGTTTACGCCAACATCGCCGATCTCAGCGAGGAGACAATCTCCCTAATAATAAAGATAGCTGACCTGATAATTATCGCCCTGCTCGCCATCTTCCTCCGCCAGCGCACCAGCTTGAAAGAGGGCGCTTTCATCCCCTTCTTTGAGTACTCCTTAATCGTGATGGCGATGCTCCTTATCTCTCCCATCTCCTGGATCAGCCATTTTATCCTCCTCACCATCCCCTATATCGTAGGTAGCTGGTATGCTCTCAAGCTGAAGGGAAGGATGGGGAGCCTCATCCTTTCTTCCCTTTTTACCTGCTTTCTTTTATCCTCGCTCGGGGTAAGCCGAAGGCTTCAGTCCTACTCCCCACTCTTTTTGGGGACGATTATCCTCTTCTCCTCCTTCCTCTTTGTGCTGATAAGGGAAAGAAAGCTTCAATCTGAGGAGCAAGCTCGATAG
- a CDS encoding TlpA family protein disulfide reductase, which yields MRKGRTGKTIIGLSIILILIALPLFGKEKKAPNFTLPDLTGKQLSLSDFAGKVVIVDFWATWCPPCKVEIPHFVELYNKYHEKGLEIIGIVLSSGTTEKVAKEVKKLGINYIVLMGNEKVANDFGGIVGVPTTFFIDKQGNIVKKYVGYRRGLEKEFEKLVKDLLSK from the coding sequence ATGAGAAAAGGAAGAACTGGAAAAACTATCATAGGTCTCTCCATCATTCTCATCCTTATCGCCCTTCCCTTGTTTGGCAAGGAGAAGAAGGCACCCAATTTCACCCTTCCCGATCTCACTGGGAAGCAGCTATCCCTCTCCGACTTTGCGGGAAAGGTGGTGATCGTTGACTTCTGGGCTACCTGGTGCCCCCCCTGCAAAGTGGAGATACCCCACTTTGTCGAGCTTTACAATAAATATCACGAAAAAGGGCTCGAGATAATAGGAATAGTGCTCAGCTCCGGAACTACGGAGAAGGTAGCGAAAGAGGTGAAAAAGCTCGGTATCAACTACATCGTACTGATGGGAAATGAGAAGGTAGCCAACGACTTCGGCGGCATTGTGGGGGTTCCCACCACCTTCTTCATCGATAAGCAGGGGAACATCGTGAAGAAGTATGTGGGATACCGCAGGGGATTGGAGAAGGAATTCGAAAAATTAGTAAAAGACCTCTTAAGTAAATAA
- a CDS encoding alanine--glyoxylate aminotransferase family protein, giving the protein MFTPGPVEPYPLSRIDLFHHRTSDFRKLLSSVEEKLKLVFGTKEPVFILTSSGTGAMEAVVVNLFSPGERVLVIDSGKFGRRWAELARVFGLEVSVISLPRGAAVSPEELRERLEAERDISGVLFAAVETATGAYTDPRMVADVVSHFPDVLLVVDAISSLALHPMRMDEWGLDVVIGCSQKGFMGYPGLSFISLSSRAWERVKRGKLPRYYFDLERARSLIQRGFTPFTPASSLIFHLDRALSYILEEVGLDRMIEERARLSASFRSALPHLFLSPLAKEAPSNALTAVVPPPRVDPDQVVSLLDREFGFVVARGQEELAGKIFRVGHMGYLSFSDTFELIKALSLILSQLGVSVDGEKALREAEKTYRACSSD; this is encoded by the coding sequence TTGTTTACCCCTGGCCCAGTAGAGCCTTATCCTCTTTCCCGGATTGATCTTTTTCATCATCGTACGAGCGATTTTAGGAAGCTTCTCTCCTCGGTCGAGGAGAAGCTCAAGCTGGTCTTCGGAACCAAGGAGCCGGTGTTCATCCTCACCTCTTCTGGTACCGGGGCGATGGAGGCGGTGGTGGTCAACCTTTTTTCTCCCGGGGAGAGGGTATTGGTGATCGATTCCGGGAAGTTTGGAAGAAGATGGGCGGAGTTAGCGAGGGTCTTCGGGCTTGAGGTGAGCGTCATTTCCCTTCCGCGGGGAGCGGCAGTATCCCCTGAGGAGCTGAGAGAGAGGCTTGAGGCTGAACGGGATATCTCAGGGGTTCTCTTTGCCGCGGTGGAGACCGCCACCGGTGCCTATACCGATCCCCGGATGGTGGCGGATGTGGTTTCCCATTTTCCCGATGTGCTTCTCGTGGTCGATGCCATTTCCTCGCTCGCCCTCCATCCTATGAGGATGGACGAGTGGGGGCTCGATGTGGTTATCGGCTGTTCTCAGAAGGGTTTTATGGGCTATCCCGGTCTTTCTTTTATTTCTTTATCATCACGAGCTTGGGAGCGGGTTAAACGAGGAAAGCTCCCCCGGTACTACTTCGATCTCGAAAGGGCGCGCTCCCTCATTCAAAGGGGTTTCACCCCTTTCACCCCAGCAAGCTCCCTCATCTTTCACCTCGACCGGGCGCTTTCCTACATCCTCGAGGAGGTGGGGCTTGATCGGATGATCGAAGAGCGAGCCCGTCTTTCCGCCTCCTTCAGATCGGCGCTTCCTCATCTTTTCCTCTCTCCATTGGCTAAAGAAGCCCCGAGCAACGCCCTTACTGCGGTAGTACCACCGCCGAGGGTAGATCCCGACCAGGTGGTTTCCCTGCTTGATCGGGAGTTCGGCTTTGTCGTGGCAAGAGGGCAGGAAGAGCTTGCAGGCAAGATCTTCCGGGTGGGACATATGGGCTACCTCTCCTTTTCCGACACCTTTGAACTTATAAAGGCTCTTTCCCTCATTCTTTCCCAGCTTGGCGTTTCCGTCGATGGGGAGAAGGCTCTTAGGGAGGCGGAGAAAACCTATCGAGCTTGCTCCTCAGATTGA